The stretch of DNA ttcatcatcttcttcttttgcCGGCGGCTTTGAATGCTTTGCCGATTCAGATGCACGCTGCATGAGGAAACGATCATAAATGACATTTATAAGCAGATAACTGACAACAACTCCATTCAGCCTTATTATAGACATTTCCTACTTCTATTcaagaaaatatatatgaatgtaCAATAAGGACAAAGCTAGTGTTTATGCTTTGCTAGAGTACAAAACAATGAATAATCCAACTAcgataataaataaaaaactagaaGAAATAAATATGACAATATACAAGAGGGACAGTTAAAGGATTTTTACCGCTTTTGATCCAGACTTCGATTTGTTGCTGTTGTGGCTCGAGCCTGATGTCTTTTCCTTTGCCTGTTTCTTAGCAGATCCAGTTACAACCTCAAATATTGTTGGCAAATCATTAATCAGAGTGAAAAGTCGTTTCCTACATGAAGAGTTACACTTAATCACATATCAGGATGCAAATAGCAAGTATATTTGATTTGGAtgaactaattttatttttcaatttggtTAACTTGACACTCATCAACACACAAGTTCTGTGTACCATTACACATTCACACCCACACAGAAAATTTTATTGCTAACATCATGTCTCATGTGAACGACGCACTTGCACTCACAAATTGTATTGCTAATAACATGTCATGCAAACAATGCTAAGCATCAAACAAGCGGATGTGCGTGGAAATTTTATTGCTAACAGATTGTCATGTAGATACATGAAAACAAGCTAAGtgttaaaaatacaattttccataaaaatagaaaaaattaaaatctcagTTGCAAATTATTTACGAGGACGATTCCTTTCTGATGACCACATGTGATGTGACTAACAAGAAAGCAGTAAACTATACTGCAAAAAACATTTTGATCCGGCTTATGATAAGGAAAATAAGGAAATTGAATGCCATAAAAATAGTGCCTTGTTTTGATTTCGAAGTATTTTTCCATTTTCTATTGCATAACATAAAACTATATGCTAAATATACACGGTAGATGGATCTTGTCAATAATATCATGAAATTTTGTCATGAATGAAAATCTCTTCATGTGTGAAATATGCGTATCCATGCATCATAAATAAGAAGAATATGATAAATACGGCATAGATACACAGCAGCAGAACAATTTCTAAGTCGTCCTCTGAACACTGTCTCTTATGATGCATGGATACGCATGTTCATCAACTGAATCTTTATACGAAGCATACGACTGACAAGttaaatcaaatcaatttttccaAATAAGAAACATAAGTTCAAGAATAACATAAAGAATTGGAGAAGAGAATTTTCATACCTGTCAGCTCTGTCAAAACCAAATCTTGCCCCAAAGTAGAAAGCAACTGAGAGTAGCCAAGTATCACTGTGAACAGCGACTAAAGATAGCCAGTCCTTTTCCTGCATTCCATCCCTGGCAAAATTGATGCCCAATGCAGGTTCTGGAAGTTCGGGAGGAACTTCTTCAGCAGGTAAAGCAACTTCCCATAACTCGCCAGGATATCCATACAGGCAAAGATTCTCCTTCTCTGATGTTCATGTTAAAGAAAATACATCAACAAAATTCATAATGCAGTCTACATCTATTAATGTTTTTTTCACTACCTATCAATTACATAATTAAAGAAATCAAACatatgaaagagaaaaaaagaggCAAATATGCATAGATGAAGGGTTAATtcaatgatttttaatttttatattcttCAAAAAGAAATCAAcgagttttattttttctggATTTGGGCTGGATTGGTATTGGATTTGGTGCATCAGTTGAGGATCCGTAAGATCTCACAATCCAACCAAATCTATTTGGATAAAATTCTACTCGGATTGGGATCATTGCAGTGATTCAAAAACACAGAATCATATAGTTATACATgttaaatcacaatttttacaGCAttgaaataaaatcataaaatcatAAGAATATTATggcatttaataaaatataatgttcaCAAGCATACTCATTCCTTTTTAAACAATGTGAATCCAAAATCAAATACACAAAGGGTTTATGAAACAatgggattttgataattcaTTAACATTAGTTTAGTCCAAAATCATTTCGAAAACATAGAGTCTAAGCTGCTCTTAGGGTTTCACATAGGGCAAAATTTCATTAGATTCAACTTCTagcaaacaaaatatatacCCAAAACAGCGATATATGTAGTCCTAGTGCGGACAATAAACACAAACAAGTTCATCCAAACGGTTCAAAACAATCAGAACATAGAATCAACAAAGATTGTAAATCGGGAGAAGCAAAACATGATTTCAGTCATTTCGATTTGGGGAGTTGGTGAGAAAACCACTCATATAAATCAACATACAACAAGCAGGAAAAACAAGTCTGTCCTAGTGACAATATTGTCAAAACCAGACCGACCAGTTCAACTGGTTCAGTCACGGTTGGTTCACAGTCTTATAGAACCAAAGATTGAATCAGGTTGAACTGCAGTTGGTTCAATCAATGGTTAAACTACTAATTGAACCAATTGAACTCGGATCGATCTCCGATCTGGTTCTAACAACATTGCCCAGCGACAGTGAAACATCAATACACGCACACCCAGAAAAAGAATTACCCAAAATCTTTAACATAAATTCACACAATTCTCAATTTCCAATTTCTGGAAAAACATAAGTTGACACAATCactttattccaaaaaaaagaaaaaaattttaaaaaatcacagTAAAATTGAACTCAATTCATCATcgttaaatttcatttttctccaaaaaaaaccctaattttcatCATTGACACACAAATCCGCAAACAATACACTAATtaagtaaacaaattaaaaaaaaaaaacataaattgaaactgaacacaaacaaaaacataaatcGAAACAAtcttaaaacataaataaagaTCAAAGTTCAAAACCCTAACCAGGATCACACTGCtgataaaattcatcaacatctgcaacaacaacaacaaaaaatagcaattaaaaaaccaaaaaatcaaaaatcaaaacaaaaatcaaaatgtaaacaaaaacaagaatttagCGAGAAATACACACCAGAAGTGAGAGCTTTGATCAAGCCAGCTCTACGACCCTTGAAGTCACGGAAAACAGCCTCGACAGTACGAGGGTCAAACTGAggtccaccaccaccactagcAGCAACTTCCATAACcgttttctctttctcttcaaaAAAGTGagaattgaaaagaaaagaagtatGAAAAGTAAGAGAAAAAAAGGAATtaggattttgattttcttcagCAGCAGCagctgaagaagaagatgaaaatgagAGGGAAAGAAAGACAGTAAAGCAAATTTATATAGTAGGGTGTAGATAGAGATGGATCTGAttaatttgcaaattttttttttaagaaattatttatctttcattatattttaatttgactATATTCAAAGGTAActgttattattaatataaaataaaattaaaattttggtcAATAAaagctttttcttttttgataagTTTGGTCAACAAAAAAGTTCAACTCTTcgattaaaaaattatgttaggTAAATGTAAATTGTTTTGACAGATAATGAAttagttttttactttttttatttttatggcgACACCagaatatattaaaagaaagaaatcaAAATGTAAAGAGGGGATATAAACCAAACATTCAAGCTAGCGAAATCTAAAacaaggaaatttttttttctaccccaacaattatcaatttactccaacattaattttgaatggacgaatttaccatcatatataaactaaaaccctgaagaaaaaaatttggttaccggaacactttgaaaaaaagtgttctgatatataaattttttttttggttaccggaacactttggaaaaaaaaatgtgtaggtatgtaaaaaaaaattacttacattacatacctacacactttttttcaaagtgttcaggtaaaaaaaaaattagaaaaattttatatacctgaacacttttttccaaagtgttccggtaacaaaaaaaaattttacatatcagaacacttttttcGAAAGTGTTtcggtaaccaaattttttttttcacagttttagtttatatatgagggcacattcgtccattcaaaattaatgttggggtaggaaaaaaaatttgtaaaacaagAAAGACTTAACAATCGGTTTAGGCAGTCCAAGATAACAAAAATGGGTTTTTCCAATTTTGCAATGTAAAACATTAGACACTACGTGCACCCCCACCAACATATATACttttatgaaaattaatttttaaaccCGACatcaactaaaataataatatgatgaCCTTTATAGCTCAAATATTTACATCCAAGTAAATGATCAGATGTTCAATTATTGGCTCATGTGTATGAAAGAATTCAGTTGAGATGCAGGGAGAATTCCCCTTATGCGTTTCATAGAAAGCTTggtacttattttttatgtgtttgaaattctaaaataaatatttttaagaaagtAATAAATGCTTTATTGAAATtctaaaatgataaaataattgAGTGAAGACTCATTGAAGTCCTTTACAATTTTTTGACAGGTCAAATCAATctctgacaaaaataaaatacaaattagTCCCAGACATTTTAAATCTAGGAGCAAACTAATCCCTGAATCATTATAATTGAGAGATTAACTTTTCCAACGAGACAACCAAGATTTAATACGATTAACAACTGGTTTCCAAATATCAAGTCTTGTAGGATTACTCATATAGGTAGCCCAAGATAACCAAAAGGGGTTTTTCCAATTTTGCAATGTAAAACATTAGACATTGTCACTAACCAGGAAGCTGACATATGCACCCCCGCCAACATATATACttttatgaaaattaatttttaaaccCGATATCAACTAAAATAACAATAGGATGACCTTTATAACTCAAATATTTTCCCAACTCCGGTCAGCAAAATTTAAAGTACCATAAAGAAATTGTAAGTGGGTCACCCTAAAAGACTAATCCTCCACGACCGGAAAATCAGAAAAAATACTAGCATGCATTGAAGCCTTCGGCATAACACTCAACTCTTTCGCTGCAATAAGAAAAAGGAATGGTGACAAAGGAACACCTTGCCTCAAACCcctttcaaatttaaattcatcCGTCGAGCACCCATTTACTAACACTGACGCCAATGCTAACACCCATATAATCTAAAGGAAAATTCATCTTGgcaataacataaaacaaataattccACACCACTGAATCATAAGCTTTCTCAAAATCCACTTTGAACACAATCATCTCTTTCTTCTTATTTCTAGCCTCATCGACAGTCTAGTTAGCAATTAAAATATCATCTAGAATCTAATGTCCCTGTACAAATGTTGACCGGTTAAAAAGGGGCCcatatataataagaaaaaggaaaaataattaaattgtaaataaaataaaagaaacaaaaaataataattatcattgtaaataacataaaaaagagaataagggagggattcgaaacacttaaccaccccgtgcGTCTACTTGCAcaaccttttattttaattgtccTTTATTTACTTGTTATTTTCTTGAATTGTTCTTTACTTTTAATTGCAAAACTCTctcaaaacaaacaaagcgaatgcaaaacactttactttctaaattcctaagcgaaactagtaattttggcacaatctctgtggagacgataacttactactttattatttgataaCGATTATGTGCACTTGTAGAAAAGTTGCATCAATATGCAACCTCGCTTAATCAGGAATCAGGGATATTAACCCCGACCAGAATGCTTTTGTTGAAATTAACCTTCAAACCTGACATAGTCTCGAACAACACAAGAACAACCCGCATAGTACGGACATTAGCCCAACTTTTAACCCCTAACAAGACTGTATCATCGGCAAACTGGAGGTGCGAAATAGAAATCGGATTAAGCTCACCAAAATTATACCCCGTAAACAAGTTGCGCTCCACCAAGGCCTCCATCAAAACGTGCAAGCCCTCAGCAGCCAACAGAAAAAGGAAAGGGGATAACGGATCCCCTTGTTTTAAGCCCCTTTCGAGAGAGAACTCATCTGTTGAGCTGCCATTAACTAAAACTGACGTTGTAGCCATGCAAACACATTCTTTAATAAACTTCCTCCACAGGGTTTGGAAAGACATTCTTCCCATAACGACATCCAGATAACCTCAGTCCACTGAATCGTAGGCCTTCTTAAAGTAAACCTTAAAAAGCATCAATTCCTTCTTAGACTTACGCGCCTCGTCCACCACCTCATTCACAATGAGAATTCCCTGTCCTTTACAAACGCAGTTTAGGACTCGGAAATCACGCTACCTATCACTAAACGTAGCCGATATGCTGAAACTTTCCCcataattttataaaggcaTCCCACAAGCGAAATGGGCTTGAAATCGTTCAGCCGATGTGGGCTGTCAATTTTAGGAATCAACGCAATGAAGGTGGAGTTTAAACCTTTGTTCAACTTGTTGTTCCGGTGAAACTCCGATATAAAGCGCAAGACATCGCCCTGAAGCTCATCCCAAAAATCCTTGATAAAGCCAAAATTGATCACGTCAAGACATGGGCTTTTGTAGCTATTACAGTCCCACACAACTGCCTTCACATCTGCAGCCGAAAAAGATTTGGTCAAACTACTGCTCTCCCGCAGGTTTAGCCTTTTGAAAGCAAGATTATCCACGCTAGACCTTTCCATATTAATGACCTTAAAGTGAGAAGCAAAATGCGAGGAAACAACTTGCCGAATATGAGTGACACCCTCCAGAGTAACACTGCTCACCTGAATAGAAGATATAACATTCCTGCGCCGATGACTAGCAAGGACCGAGTGGAAATACTTGGAGTTTGCGTCCCCTTCCTTGAGCCACAGCGAGTGAGACTGTTGCCAGCAAATGCTTGCAGTCAGCTGAGAAAGCAAGTGAATGCAGACGTGACCTCAGCTGCTGATATAATGTCCTCCCCCCCCTTCTGATCAAGGGTCAAAAACCGACCTTTCAGAGACTCGATCCGGCTAGGTAAGTTCTAAGTATGAGTCGTATGCCAATCTTTAAGGGCCACCTTAATCATCTTAAGTTTTTTCCTTAATCACATAACCGCCACAACCATCGACCTGAAAAGACTTCCACTTATCTTTCACAAACTGATTGTTGTCGGGGATATCCTTCCAACAATTAAGCATCCTCGATGGATGGGGGCCAAGACAAGCACTACTCCTCAAAAAGTATGAACCTATCAAGGCGACTCATAGAAAGACCATCCCCTTTAAACCAAGTAAACTTACGGCCGCTCAATTGGAGATCAATCAGAGTGTTATCTTCGATAAAGCGATTGAAAGGGATATGATCCAAGGGACGAGGCCCACCCCTAGAAGAGCGCCTTTCGTCAACATTCTTGACAACATTGAAATTCCCACAAACACACACCCTCATCCTCCCCAATGTTTGAATCCGCGCAGAAAGCGAATCCCACAGCTTTTGCTTCGCCCCGAAGTCATAGGGTGCGTAAACATTTGCCACAACAAAATCCTCTCCATACTCAAGGAACCGACCATGACACCAAAGAACATGCTCGCGACTCTCGGTCGACTACAACTCTACCTCTCAAGAATCCCAGATAGTTAGCAGACCCCCCGACGGCCCTACTGAGGGGTGGTAGGAAAAAGCATGGGGTGAGTTTCCCCATAGAGACGTACAAAGAAAATCGTTGCAGGTTTGCAATTTAGTTTCCTGGATGCAAAGTAAAAGCGGGTTCTAGTCACGTACTAGCTTGCGGACCTCCTTCCGCTTCTCTAACCCACCCAATCCTCTAATATTCTAATTAATAATCTTCATCACACACACACTCCCCTGAAGCCTCATACTTACCCTTTCTAGCCCGAGAGAGCACACTGAACATGTTCACATTATCTCCTTTAAACTTAACCCCAATAGCTTTCTCTATCCCCAAAACATCGTCCACGGCTACTGATCATTGTCGTACGCGgtcaaaaataattgaatttataaaatgtagtaacaaggtagttaactttggtcgtctcacaaggactcTTAAATCAGTCTAGCAATATTATAATCAAGTAGAAATCGTAAAAAGGGGGGTTAGGTTTGGTTTCGGTAATtggaaaataaagaaaatagttTGATTGATAATagttatgaaaaatatattaatggcttaattagtaaaatagtccttaaagacattttttgtttcacattggtcccttaaagaaaaaaaggtccgaataggtcccttaaagaaaaaaaggtccaaataggtcccttaaagacaaaACTGATTAACAGACCTATTCggatctttttttttctttaagggacctattcagtcatttttttctttaagggaccaatataaaaccaaaaatgtctttaagggaccattttactaattaagcctagaTTAATCTACTGCTCGGAAATTTTAGGCTTATCATCAATTATCATATTATCAGTTCCTAAGCGGATTTAATTCTCTTTCGATCACAGAAACGATTAACAAGCATATTCGATTCTGTATGAGTTGTATTCCTTTTGTTAGATACCGAATTAAGCACACGACATACAGAATTAAGCAAACGGTTAAGATCACGTGAGTTAACGAATAAGCTAAGTTAAAACACGACTACCTTaggaaatatatataaatcaatcgAAATTAACAAATCATATTCTATGAAACTTGAATTAAgcaaacaagaacaagaacataattgaaaaaatatatatataactgaaTAATATAGTAGATCAACCCTAGTGGCTCAAGCGGCCATTCTAAAGAATATAGTAGTTTTTCGTAGAAACttgaatgaataaaatatgagaattgaggctctatttatagtatTTTTGACTTGGGGAGCAAGTACCATCGTGGTACGATGTAatccatcgtggcacgatgaagaCGACATAATTTGATTTTCGCtccaacatgaaagttgtatctctttgtcttagctttccaacgtATGGTAACAGGCCCCAAACCGATACTCGGAGCTCCAATTATGGCATGCAGAGTGAGAAGAGGTCAAACTGGTGTTTATTCATGAAATAAgtaatgaaaacaaaataaaagcaaaactaTCATAAACTTAGGAAACACATTAAAAACACTATAAATGATGGGAGAAATCATATAAGTGTCATAGCATAAGATAGAAGAAAGTGCATTAGAAATGCATTGATCAGCTACCTGTTCATTACCCTGCATTACCACCCAATGTTTCCAATCATTATTGATAGAGGCTGGGTTTTCCGTATTTTAGGTGGAGTTGGGGCATAGCGGCATTGGCACAATGTTGCGGTGTTGAGAGAGTGAGAGTGGGTCTATGCTTACCATTTGCTCACATCTAATCAAAGAAATCACAGTTGTTGAAGATTTATGTTGatatgagagagaaagagtagAGATATAAGATAATGGTAATGATTTCCATTTCATAAAGACTAGAACAATAGTCTATAAACCTGGTTTTGTTTCCTTCCTCGTGGATCTAGAGATCGAGTGGGGGGAGAGAGATGAATGATATTAGAGGATGCGCCGTTGGACCATCTAACGATTGATTAATTAGatgttttttatttagattTACTTTTTTTGAGAATTAGTTTTTAACACAAAATTTGTACAAGCTGATAAATGCGCGTACAAAATTGGTATACCTATTAACACAAAATTGGTTAACACAAGCAATTTGGTGTTAACTATTTGAAGCAAACTGTGCATGATAGTTTACACCAAACTATTCGTATTACAATTTCTATGTTTAAGTTATGCATGAAGCATGTTAGAGAAACTTAGAGGGATTAACATTTGGGAATTTTCATCAATTTCATTATGATATCAAAAGTGTTTCTTTACAATGAATGAAGGTCCTATAAGTAGTGTACACATAATTGCCAGCTGGCAGTGCCATGTCAGCAAATcctaactaactaactgccATGTCATCACTAAGCTAAAACTAACTTCTAACAGACTGGTGCCACATCAGCACAGTTGTAACTGACTAAATCATTCTT from Trifolium pratense cultivar HEN17-A07 linkage group LG5, ARS_RC_1.1, whole genome shotgun sequence encodes:
- the LOC123885449 gene encoding PHD finger protein ALFIN-LIKE 4-like; translated protein: MEVAASGGGGPQFDPRTVEAVFRDFKGRRAGLIKALTSDVDEFYQQCDPEKENLCLYGYPGELWEVALPAEEVPPELPEPALGINFARDGMQEKDWLSLVAVHSDTWLLSVAFYFGARFGFDRADRKRLFTLINDLPTIFEVVTGSAKKQAKEKTSGSSHNSNKSKSGSKARASESAKHSKPPAKEEDDEIDEEDEEDQGECAACGESYAKAPDEFWICCDICEKWYHGKCVKITPARAEHIKQYKCPACNNKRVRP
- the LOC123886082 gene encoding uncharacterized mitochondrial protein AtMg01250-like, coding for MGRMSFQTLWRKFIKECVCMATTSVLVNGSSTDEFSLERGLKQGDPLSPFLFLLAAEGLHVLMEALVERNLFTGYNFGELNPISISHLQFADDTVLLGVKSWANVRTMRVVLVLFETMSGLKVNFNKSILVGVNIPDS